From Nicotiana tabacum cultivar K326 chromosome 20, ASM71507v2, whole genome shotgun sequence, one genomic window encodes:
- the LOC142174934 gene encoding uncharacterized protein LOC142174934, producing MSTSPSLLIAVMNKIPLELRMWWEDLGKSEQNKVNLHLGGLTGLLKIRPRGDIIKALVTFWDPTHNVFHFSDFELTPTLEEIAGYMKSTAGLRHKYLIAPRAVNSHKFMDLLKINKGIPYSELEGGFSTRHFIYQKYGHVGGFNDPENGVCSKGNRTKWDEHRRFAFMVAFLGLVVFPQKDGNIDLRVAVVVKVLVINAKSTLAPMIVSEIYRAVTACKAGADFFEGCNLLLQMWMIEHLCHHPQYMSYGSAEKSCIEEFNTRVSGFKLPEGFGEWIARLRAITTGQIEWTLGWLPVEEIVYIPATGPYFLLMGLRGIQPYAPTE from the coding sequence atgagcacgagtccaagtTTGCTGATAGCAgttatgaacaagatccctttggagttgcgtatgtggtgggaagatctgggcaAGTCAGAGCAAAataaggtcaatctacatttgggaggtctcaccgggttattaaagatcagacctagaggagacatcataaaggctttggttacattctgggacccgacccataacgtatttcacttctcggattttgaactcaccccgaccttggaagagatagcaggttatatgaaaagtactgcaggtttgaggcataagtatctgatcgctccaagggccgttaactctcacaaattcatggatttgctaaagataaaCAAGGGAATCCCATATTCCGAGTTAGAAGGGGGGTTTTCCACTCGACATTTTATATACCAGAagtacgggcatgtaggagggttcaatgaTCCGGAAAACGGGGTGTGCAGTAAAGGGAATCGAAcaaaatgggacgagcataggcgtttcgctttcatggtagcgtTCTTAGGGCTTGTGGTGTTTCCCCaaaaagacgggaatatcgatttACGGGTGGCTGTTGTCGTCAAGGTCCTGGTTATCAATGCCAAGAGCACtctcgcccctatgatagtgtctgagatataccgagctgtcacagcttgtaaagctggggcagacttcttcgagggatgcaatttgctactacaaatgtggatgatcgagcacttgtgccaccaccctcagtatatgagttatggatccgcagagaaaagctgcattgaagaattcaacacaagggtttcagggttcaagttaccggaggggtttggagaatggatagcccgccttcgcgccatcactacgggacaaatagaatggacactaggttggcttcctgttgaagaaattgtgtatataccCGCCacaggtccttacttcctcctaatgggtcttcgaggtattcaaccttacgcccctaccgagtga